The following proteins are encoded in a genomic region of Dokdonia donghaensis DSW-1:
- a CDS encoding GDCCVxC domain-containing (seleno)protein, whose amino-acid sequence MQTILKSEITCPTCGHKKKEDMPTNACQFFYECEHCKTVLKPNEGDCCVYCSYGTVPCPPIQQNKSCC is encoded by the coding sequence ATGCAAACTATATTAAAATCGGAAATCACTTGCCCAACCTGTGGTCATAAAAAGAAAGAAGATATGCCAACTAACGCTTGTCAATTCTTTTACGAGTGTGAGCATTGTAAAACGGTTTTGAAACCAAACGAAGGAGATTGTTGTGTGTATTGTTCTTATGGTACAGTTCCTTGTCCACCAATTCAACAAAACAAAAGTTGTTGCTAA
- a CDS encoding heavy metal translocating P-type ATPase: MKKKKVNLRDLKPNSEEQHSHDDGHDHGDGSAFKTYIPAIISFVMLMVGIAVDYFDAIPQFEGWIRVVWYTLAYIPVGFPVIKEGWKSLIKGDVFTEFFLMSIATIGAFIIGEYPEGVAVMLFYAVGELFQNAAVNRAKGNIKALLDVRPKEANVFRDGDYVSVSPEAVNIGEKIQIRVGEKIPLDGILLSEKASLNTAALTGESKPDSIQKETKVYAGSINLESVIEVEVTNKFEDSSIARILDLVQNATARKSKTELFIRQFARIYTPIVVFLAIGVTFIPYFFVDDYVFRDWLYRALIFLVISCPCALVISIPLGYFGGLGAASKNGILFKGASFLDAMTKINTLVMDKTGTVTKGVFKIKEVKAIGWNETEFMQYLMAMEEQSTHPIAKAILEYKAEGEDFEATEVSEIAGKGLKGIVNGKTVLVGNKALMTSNNIDVPTETESIVESIVLVAIDNQFAGYVVIADELKEDAKETITELHKVGIKKIMMLSGDKDSITQQVAKELNIENAKGGLLPEDKLNEVEILKKNPENKIAFIGDGINDAPVLAASNVGIAMGGLGSDVAIETADVIIQTDQPSKVVRAIKISRSTRKIVWQNIILAFGVKVIVLMLGAGGLATMWEAVFADVGVALLAILNAVRLQRMSW, from the coding sequence ATGAAAAAAAAGAAAGTCAATTTAAGAGATTTAAAACCAAATTCAGAAGAACAACATTCTCACGATGATGGTCACGACCACGGAGATGGAAGTGCATTCAAGACATACATTCCTGCTATTATAAGTTTTGTTATGTTAATGGTAGGTATCGCTGTAGATTATTTTGATGCGATTCCTCAATTTGAAGGATGGATTCGAGTAGTTTGGTACACTTTAGCATATATTCCTGTTGGATTTCCAGTAATTAAAGAAGGATGGAAAAGCCTTATAAAAGGTGATGTTTTTACAGAGTTCTTTTTAATGTCTATTGCTACAATTGGTGCATTTATAATTGGTGAATATCCAGAAGGTGTTGCAGTAATGCTATTTTATGCAGTAGGAGAATTATTTCAAAACGCAGCAGTAAATAGAGCAAAAGGAAATATTAAAGCATTATTGGATGTTAGGCCAAAAGAAGCCAATGTATTTCGCGATGGTGATTATGTTAGTGTGTCGCCAGAAGCTGTAAATATTGGAGAGAAAATTCAAATTCGTGTAGGCGAAAAAATCCCATTGGATGGTATTTTATTATCCGAAAAAGCATCTTTAAATACAGCAGCTCTGACAGGCGAGAGCAAACCAGATTCCATTCAGAAGGAAACCAAGGTTTATGCAGGTAGTATTAATTTAGAAAGCGTTATTGAAGTTGAGGTAACCAACAAGTTTGAAGATAGTTCTATTGCGAGAATATTAGACTTGGTTCAAAATGCAACAGCTCGTAAGTCTAAAACAGAATTGTTTATCAGACAGTTTGCTCGTATCTACACACCAATTGTAGTGTTTTTAGCTATTGGTGTTACTTTTATACCTTACTTTTTTGTAGATGATTATGTATTTAGAGATTGGTTATACAGAGCATTAATTTTCTTGGTAATATCTTGTCCTTGTGCGTTAGTGATTTCAATACCATTAGGTTATTTCGGTGGTTTGGGAGCAGCTTCAAAAAATGGAATTTTATTTAAAGGTGCTTCATTTTTAGATGCAATGACCAAGATAAATACTTTGGTAATGGACAAAACAGGAACCGTTACCAAAGGTGTTTTTAAAATCAAAGAAGTAAAAGCAATCGGTTGGAATGAAACCGAATTTATGCAATACTTAATGGCGATGGAAGAACAATCCACGCATCCAATTGCTAAAGCCATTTTAGAGTATAAAGCAGAAGGAGAAGATTTTGAAGCTACCGAAGTTTCTGAAATTGCAGGTAAAGGTTTAAAAGGCATTGTAAATGGTAAAACAGTTTTAGTAGGAAATAAAGCCTTAATGACTTCGAATAATATTGATGTTCCAACGGAAACAGAATCTATTGTAGAATCGATAGTATTAGTTGCAATCGATAATCAATTTGCAGGTTATGTAGTCATAGCAGATGAATTAAAGGAAGATGCAAAAGAAACTATAACAGAATTACACAAAGTAGGCATTAAAAAAATTATGATGCTTTCCGGTGATAAAGATTCCATTACCCAACAAGTTGCAAAAGAACTAAATATTGAAAATGCTAAAGGTGGTTTACTACCAGAAGATAAGTTAAACGAAGTTGAGATTTTAAAGAAAAACCCTGAAAACAAAATAGCTTTTATAGGTGATGGTATAAACGATGCACCTGTTTTAGCAGCAAGTAACGTTGGTATTGCAATGGGTGGTTTAGGTAGTGATGTCGCAATAGAAACCGCAGACGTTATTATTCAAACAGACCAACCTTCAAAAGTTGTTAGAGCCATTAAAATAAGTCGTTCTACACGAAAAATAGTTTGGCAGAATATCATTTTAGCTTTTGGTGTTAAAGTCATTGTCTTAATGTTAGGAGCAGGTGGTTTAGCTACAATGTGGGAAGCAGTTTTTGCAGATGTAGGAGTAGCATTATTAGCAATTTTGAATGCAGTTAGATTACAACGAATGAGTTGGTAA